One Plasmodium sp. gorilla clade G2 genome assembly, chromosome: 12 genomic window carries:
- a CDS encoding serine/threonine protein kinase RIO1, putative: MEQYEKYEERKILSNDVQTSIIEGEKLTNKFRNRGLTRDKRATISSVLDNRTLIILRKLKDNIYNDIYGVISAGKEAYVFNSLKYIKDEELISLKDIFINHLKKIYKENVNVNININNNINGNIIYNQMKNIHDQCNDVDNDMCQDFESDINDYEQSEDTHSYNNDEYNNELYNKNKKKDEIGDDTDGCDDNEDDYIYNYRYNNNDDEKENGCKKEDTLLEEKKESNNTYNETFDIIKEMNDIWLYDNNNNKKKRISHIINILDETKEKKGIALATKVYNTSILVFKKRSQYIEGEFRFRNAYTKNTNPRKMVKQWAEKEFRNLRRILICGLRCPYPLVLRSNVIVMSMIGYIDNACPKMKDLNFDILKWKELYIECICILRLLFFNCKLVHADFSEYNLLYFCNHIYIIDVSQSMEHDHPYSLEFLKRDCLNITNFFKKKIGTIVQQTQQTNLYMKSNEEKMENKLHVEINGVQQKNTTGHVEGNNITSYGDPCDIDPCDIDPCDIIPCDDKTKNICPQNDLSKLFNFPDSQFYEYVGILPLKVLFDFIVSSSLPDDIVYFLENDKKKISLNPYEIIYLQIFGLIKNTTPIAKLNLKKIQKNRIYFEKLKRATCYYVTKFISEKKKKLEKYSKKNSQKYAHRDEVEEQVFLSSWIPSYLNEIKDIRTIEKDLKLLKKGKSIVNNFLSKHSDDENKKKEKKEIYKKNEVHIDSPIFCEEINQMDVNKINDTLYISNENIFEENIKQYDDEYKETNQEEIIIEQDKNEVNEIVSNSNTLLNIIQTNSCDDISKSKDSDTSIIDDESDSCEKSEDEENNSNVDEEEEEEEVKFKGIIPDGITRKEWSKLVKEQNREKRKHKIPKYQKKKKKKKAHIKKKK; encoded by the coding sequence ATGGAACagtatgaaaaatatgaagaaagGAAAATTTTAAGTAACGACGTTCAGACGTCTATAATTGAAGGAGAAAAACTTACAAATAAATTTAGAAACAGAGGATTGACAAGAGATAAACGAGCAACTATAAGTTCTGTGTTAGATAATAGGactttaattattttaagaaaattaaaagataatatttataatgacaTATATGGTGTTATTAGTGCAGGTAAAGAAGCTTATgtatttaattctttaaaatatattaaagatgAGGAATTAATTTCTTTgaaagatatatttattaaccacttgaaaaaaatatataaagaaaatgtaaatgtaaatataaatataaataataatatcaatggaaatataatttataatcaaatgaaaaatattcatgATCAGTGTAACGATGTTGATAATGATATGTGTCAAGATTTTGAAAgtgatataaatgattatGAACAAAGCGAAGATACTCATTCTTAcaataatgatgaatataataatgaattatataataaaaataaaaaaaaagatgaaattGGAGATGACACAGATGGGTGTGATGATAATGAggatgattatatatataattatagatataataataacgatgatgaaaaagaaaatggttgtaaaaaagaagatacgttattagaagaaaaaaaagaatcgAACAATACATATAATGAAACTTTTGATATAATTAAAGAAATGAATGATATATGGttgtatgataataataataataaaaaaaagagaatatcacatataattaatatattagatgaaacaaaagaaaaaaaaggtatAGCATTAGCAACAAAAGTATATAATACGTCTATTTTAGTTTTTAAGAAAAGATCTCAATATATTGAAGGAGAATTTAGATTTAGAAATGCATATACGAAAAATACGAATCCAAGAAAAATGGTTAAACAATGGGCAGAAAAAGAATTTCGAAATTTAAGAAGAATTTTAATATGTGGATTAAGATGTCCATATCCATTAGTATTAAGAAGTAATGTTATTGTAATGAGTATGATTGGTTATATAGATAATGCATGTCCTAAAATGAAAGATCtaaattttgatatattaaaatggaaagaattatatattgaatgtatatgtatattaagattattattttttaattgtaaATTAGTGCATGCAGATTTCTCAGAATATAATTTACTCTATTTTtgtaatcatatatatataattgatgTTTCTCAATCAATGGAACATGACCATCCATATTCTTTGGAATTCTTAAAAAGGGATTGTTTAAATATTACcaacttttttaaaaaaaaaattggaaCCATCGTGCAACAAACACAACAGACGAATTTGTATATGAAGAGTAATGAGGAGAAGATGGAAAATAAATTACATGTGGAAATTAATGGGGTGCAACAAAAGAATACAACTGGTCATGTGGAaggtaataatattacaagTTATGGTGATCCATGTGATATTGATCCATGTGATATTGATCCATGTGATATTATTCCGTGTGatgataaaacaaaaaatatatgcccACAAAATGACTTGTCCAAATTATTCAATTTTCCAGATAGCCAATTTTACGAATATGTCGGAATATTGCCATTAAAAgttttatttgattttattGTTTCATCTTCATTACCTGATgatattgtatattttttagaaaatgataaaaagaaaatttctTTAAACCCTTATGAAATAATTTACTTACAAATATTtggtttaataaaaaatacaactCCTATAGccaaattaaatttaaaaaaaatacaaaagaatagaatttattttgaaaaattaaagagAGCTACATGTTACTATGTAACCAAGTTTATCagtgagaaaaaaaaaaaattagaaaaatattCCAAAAAGAATTCACAAAAATATGCACATAGAGATGAAGTAGAAGAACAGGTGTTTTTGAGCTCATGGATCCCatcatatttaaatgaaataaaagatataagaACCATAGAAAAAGATTTaaaacttttaaaaaaaggaaaatctATTgtcaataattttttatctaAGCACAGTGATgatgaaaacaaaaaaaaagaaaaaaaagaaatatacaaaaaaaatgaagtacATATTGATTCACCTATATTTTGTGAAGAAATAAACCAAATGgatgtaaataaaataaatgatacattatatatatcaaatgaaaatatttttgaagaaaatataaaacaatatgatgatgaatataaagaaacaaaccaagaagaaataattatTGAACAAGATAAGAATGAAGTAAATGAAATTGTGTCTAATTCCAATACATtgttaaatattatacaaacaAATTCATGCGATGATATATCAAAGTCAAAAGATTCGGATACGTCAATTATTGATGATGAATCTGATTCATGTGAAAAAAGTGAAGACGAAGAAAACAATTCTAATGTAGATGAAgaggaagaagaagaagaagtaAAATTTAAGGGTATAATTCCAGATGGTATTACAAGAAAAGAATGGAGTAAATTAgtaaaagaacaaaatagagaaaaaagaaaacataaaataccaaaatatcaaaagaaaaaaaaaaaaaaaaaagctcacatcaaaaaaaaaaaataa
- a CDS encoding ras-related protein Rab-2, whose amino-acid sequence MSPYEYLFKYIIIGDTGVGKSCLLLQFTDKRFRADHDLTIGVEFGARLINLDNKQIKLQIWDTAGQESFRSITRSYYRGAAGALLVYDITRRETFNHLNRWLDEVRQNSNPHMAIILVGNKCDLERREVSAEEGAQFARQNGLIFLETSAKTAKNVEEAFLYTARKIYDNILEDVYDLSNESYGIKYGPNSQYSRVKLDIPSMPESRSGFSCC is encoded by the exons atgtctccttatgaatatttgtttaaatatataataattggtGATACag gGGTTGGGAAGAGTTGTCTTTTATTACAATTTACAGATAAAAGATTTAGAGCAGATCATGATTTAACAATAGGTGTGGAATTTGGAGCACGATTAATTAATTTagataataaacaaataaaactTCAAATATGGGACAC TGCTGGTCAAGAATCATTTAGATCTATAACAAGGTCATATTATCGTGGAGCAGCAGGAGCCTTATTAGTTTATGATATTACTCG aagaGAAACATTTAATCATTTGAATAGATGGTTAGATGAAGTCAGACAAAATTCAAATCCACATATGGCTATTATTTTAGTAGGAAATAAATGTGATTTAGAAAGAAGAGAAGTATCAGCAGAAGAAGGTGCACAATTTGCTAGACAAAATGGATTAATATTTTTGGAAACATCTGCAAAAACAGCCAAAAATGTTGAAGAA gcatttttatatactgcaagaaaaatatatgataatatctTAGAAGATGTTTATGATCTAAGCAATGAA tcTTATGGTATTAAATATGGACCAAATAGCCAATACTCAAGAGTGAAATTAG ATATACCTTCTATGCCAGAATCAAGATCAGGATTTAGCTGttgttaa